One genomic segment of Catalinimonas alkaloidigena includes these proteins:
- a CDS encoding IS1 family transposase, translated as MGSKTNDKQNFLCRSCGKQFQNSYQYAGADPANKKLIYIMLLRNCGVRDIETILGVNCYNVLRSLKNSAQRLNNIAHSNHYLSIQINELWTYVGRQKDGKVWLLYAYSPKYNEIVVYVKGDRSAKTVDKLYQKLKQIEVEELCTNERPAFQKMLPIAKHKEGKEYTKHIEGVNTC; from the coding sequence ATGGGAAGTAAAACGAATGATAAGCAAAATTTTTTGTGCAGAAGCTGCGGTAAGCAGTTTCAAAACAGCTACCAATACGCAGGTGCTGATCCTGCCAACAAGAAGCTTATATACATCATGTTATTAAGGAACTGTGGCGTACGTGATATTGAAACTATTTTAGGCGTGAACTGCTATAACGTACTACGAAGTTTGAAAAACAGTGCTCAGAGATTAAATAATATTGCGCATAGTAACCACTATCTAAGCATACAAATAAATGAACTTTGGACGTATGTTGGTAGACAGAAAGATGGCAAAGTCTGGCTTTTGTATGCGTATAGCCCTAAATATAATGAAATTGTGGTCTATGTTAAAGGAGATCGTTCAGCTAAAACAGTAGACAAGCTTTACCAAAAGCTAAAGCAAATAGAAGTAGAGGAGTTGTGCACTAATGAAAGGCCAGCCTTTCAAAAAATGCTACCTATTGCAAAACATAAAGAGGGGAAGGAATATACTAAGCATATTGAAGGAGTGAATACTTGTTAA
- a CDS encoding glycosyltransferase has protein sequence MKSITIITQSHICRNPRVWKEGQALAKKGYKVVILTTFYDEKLYKEDLRLLNKLNIEYKCYADLRRGKRNTLQQFYLKVLRRLGGWLTKYKIKNSALALGYGPKQLYNMALKQNADLYICHQEMASYIGTKLLQNNKKVVFDIEDWYSEDLLPMARKARPIKLLKKIEQNALATTLSWTTSEIMAQKMAAVYKTNMPAVVYNTFPKRKKKEAIDYKDRVDHSKASLFWFSQTIGPGRGLEVLISALHHIEQPLELHLRGNISASYRSLLEEKFPDKECQTLHFHSLVLNEELPARIAEHDIGFALESKEPLSRNYTITNKILQYLEAGVAVIASKTEGQIEVAVLAPEAVFLFEQEKSLIDAIKLLLSNRDLLVEAKSKARQSYLKSFLWEKQEEKLCQLIEAALSN, from the coding sequence GTGAAATCAATTACCATTATAACACAGTCACATATATGCAGAAATCCTAGGGTTTGGAAAGAAGGACAGGCATTGGCCAAAAAAGGCTATAAAGTAGTTATCCTCACGACATTTTATGATGAAAAGCTGTATAAAGAAGATTTACGCTTATTAAATAAATTAAATATAGAGTACAAGTGTTATGCTGATCTCAGGAGAGGAAAGAGAAATACCCTTCAGCAATTTTATTTGAAAGTATTAAGAAGGTTAGGTGGATGGCTAACAAAATATAAGATTAAAAATAGTGCTTTGGCACTTGGTTATGGACCTAAACAACTATATAATATGGCATTAAAGCAAAATGCTGATTTGTACATTTGTCATCAGGAGATGGCCTCTTATATAGGAACCAAACTTTTACAAAATAATAAGAAGGTAGTTTTTGATATTGAAGACTGGTATTCTGAAGATTTACTTCCAATGGCAAGAAAAGCCCGACCTATTAAGCTGCTTAAGAAAATAGAACAAAACGCACTTGCAACTACATTAAGCTGGACTACATCTGAGATAATGGCACAGAAAATGGCTGCTGTATACAAAACTAATATGCCTGCAGTTGTTTATAACACTTTTCCAAAGCGTAAAAAAAAGGAAGCAATAGATTATAAAGATAGGGTAGACCATTCAAAAGCTTCATTATTTTGGTTTTCTCAAACGATTGGTCCAGGTAGAGGATTAGAAGTGCTGATTAGTGCTTTGCATCATATTGAACAACCTTTAGAATTACATTTAAGAGGAAATATTAGTGCTTCTTATCGCTCTCTTTTAGAAGAAAAGTTTCCTGATAAGGAATGTCAAACATTACACTTTCATTCATTAGTTTTAAATGAAGAGCTCCCAGCTAGAATAGCTGAGCATGATATTGGGTTTGCACTTGAAAGTAAAGAACCATTAAGTAGAAACTATACAATCACTAACAAAATTCTACAATATCTGGAAGCAGGAGTAGCGGTAATCGCTTCTAAAACTGAGGGTCAAATTGAGGTAGCTGTACTAGCACCTGAAGCAGTTTTTCTTTTTGAGCAAGAAAAGTCTTTAATTGATGCGATTAAGCTTTTGCTATCAAACCGAGATTTATTAGTTGAAGCAAAAAGTAAAGCAAGACAATCATACTTAAAAAGCTTTCTTTGGGAAAAGCAAGAGGAAAAACTTTGTCAACTAATAGAAGCAGCGTTATCAAATTAA
- a CDS encoding sulfotransferase domain-containing protein: MKLPNLIIGGAQKAGTTSFYDLIKDHPDIFVPHQKELHYFDVPDNYSKGLGWYSNFFNEASDQKYRVDCTPDYLHYSYVAPNIKDLLGSNIKLIFFLRQPVKRAYSQFQFYRSHLVETENNFEKAISKEIIKSKIDQYDLWYNPPHYLSRSLYYEQLRKYYELFPLKNILIICFEDLVNQTDDTIRSICSFLQIDNQFDKLKQANKTMIPKNNHLMRFFNTWFPNDIIKSLIPTSYYNKIRNKTYESFTTAPSKISENLVNELTEKYFAKDIILLEELTGRSYDRWYISSK, encoded by the coding sequence ATGAAACTTCCTAACTTAATTATTGGCGGTGCTCAGAAAGCAGGAACAACATCTTTCTATGATCTTATAAAAGATCACCCTGATATTTTTGTCCCTCATCAAAAAGAGCTTCACTACTTTGATGTGCCTGATAATTATAGCAAGGGATTAGGTTGGTATTCTAATTTCTTTAATGAAGCTTCCGATCAAAAATATAGAGTGGACTGTACTCCAGATTATTTGCATTATAGCTATGTAGCACCAAATATAAAAGATTTACTTGGTTCAAATATTAAACTTATATTTTTCTTGCGGCAACCTGTGAAAAGGGCATATTCTCAATTCCAGTTTTATAGAAGCCATTTAGTTGAGACTGAAAACAATTTTGAAAAAGCTATTAGTAAAGAAATAATAAAATCTAAAATAGATCAGTATGATCTGTGGTACAATCCACCACATTATTTAAGTAGAAGTTTGTATTACGAACAGTTAAGAAAATACTATGAATTATTTCCTTTAAAGAATATTCTGATTATATGTTTTGAAGACCTAGTCAATCAAACCGATGATACCATAAGGTCTATTTGTTCCTTTTTACAAATTGATAATCAATTTGATAAATTAAAGCAGGCAAACAAGACCATGATACCTAAGAATAATCATTTGATGAGATTTTTTAATACCTGGTTTCCGAATGATATTATCAAAAGTTTAATTCCTACAAGCTACTATAATAAGATTCGCAATAAAACTTACGAGAGCTTTACTACCGCCCCATCTAAAATATCAGAAAATCTAGTCAATGAGCTTACAGAAAAATATTTTGCTAAGGATATAATTTTACTTGAAGAGCTTACTGGTAGAAGTTATGATAGGTGGTATATTTCTTCTAAGTAA
- a CDS encoding glycosyltransferase family 2 protein — MEKLDMKNPLVSVCIPAYNVENYVEEALKSVLEQTYSNIEVLVVNDGSIDKTKSILDSYNDSRLKVFHCLNRGAAASRNYALNQSKGKLIKFFDADDIMSQNMIEKQVEVLQGKNRCIASAEWGRFYDDKLETFKLNPERVWKNMHSTDWVVNSLKEGFNMMQPGIFLIPKRIIDQMGGWNEKLSLIDDFEYMLRILLNAEEIHFTSGARLFYRSGISESLSRQKSRKAMESAYLSTELGCQYILEKEDSQRTRKVCANIWQQRVFEFYPAFKDLVMKAEKHITNLDNPTVSLPAGPGLSLLSKLIGWKAAKTIHHFYYQKGFRPLFK, encoded by the coding sequence ATGGAGAAGCTTGATATGAAGAATCCCTTAGTTTCCGTTTGTATACCAGCTTATAATGTAGAGAACTACGTAGAGGAAGCATTAAAATCAGTGTTAGAGCAAACCTATTCTAATATTGAAGTACTCGTAGTTAATGATGGATCTATTGATAAAACTAAATCTATTTTAGATAGCTATAATGATAGCAGATTAAAGGTTTTTCATTGCCTAAATAGAGGAGCTGCAGCAAGTAGAAATTATGCGCTTAATCAATCTAAGGGAAAATTGATTAAGTTTTTTGATGCTGATGACATAATGTCTCAGAATATGATAGAAAAACAGGTTGAAGTTTTACAAGGCAAAAATAGATGTATTGCTTCAGCCGAGTGGGGAAGGTTTTATGATGATAAGCTTGAAACTTTTAAATTAAATCCGGAGAGAGTCTGGAAGAATATGCATTCTACTGATTGGGTAGTAAATTCTTTGAAAGAAGGGTTTAATATGATGCAACCAGGCATTTTTTTGATACCTAAAAGAATAATTGACCAAATGGGGGGGTGGAATGAGAAATTATCCCTTATCGATGACTTTGAGTATATGTTACGTATTTTATTAAATGCTGAAGAAATACATTTTACTTCTGGAGCACGTTTATTCTATCGTTCAGGTATTTCAGAAAGCTTGTCTAGGCAAAAATCACGAAAAGCTATGGAATCAGCTTATCTTTCAACAGAATTAGGATGTCAATATATTCTTGAAAAAGAAGATAGTCAACGAACGCGTAAAGTATGTGCAAATATATGGCAACAGCGTGTATTTGAATTTTATCCTGCATTTAAAGATTTGGTAATGAAAGCTGAGAAACATATAACAAATCTAGATAACCCAACTGTTTCTCTTCCTGCTGGCCCAGGACTTTCACTTTTATCTAAACTTATAGGTTGGAAGGCAGCTAAAACTATTCATCACTTTTATTATCAAAAAGGCTTTAGACCACTTTTTAAATGA
- a CDS encoding acyltransferase family protein, translating to MERNYWLDSLRGFAAIWVVIFHLNEIIPFETNFYTSFAKYGWLGVPIFFILSGYCISMVTQKSTSPHEFMLRRIFRIFPPYYASIGVVLMVVLTRVICSGYNDVSPIPSTITEILATITLLTEPATEVGTMNWVYWSLTYEIVFYLIVALTLYRRSFSNYVFLLICILCFIPGTYETVGKTRGPAVVEGLFFLREWLLFGAGLGLYQFTNKKKSIGTLILLISFFGIAFTKDLAVGIVSLFTLISIYFSHSSLLSKKYWLSKVGEYSYSLYLIHVPIGVYLLLQFRKGIFLDNLILHILYDFIVLGILILISYWFYRLVEKPSILIGKAVIKRNISIIKGYYAR from the coding sequence ATGGAAAGAAACTATTGGTTAGATTCGCTAAGAGGTTTTGCTGCGATATGGGTGGTGATTTTCCACTTAAATGAAATTATCCCTTTTGAAACAAACTTTTATACTTCCTTTGCAAAGTACGGCTGGTTAGGTGTGCCTATTTTCTTTATACTTAGTGGATATTGTATCAGTATGGTAACACAAAAATCTACTTCTCCTCATGAGTTTATGCTCCGGCGTATTTTTAGAATTTTCCCTCCCTACTATGCTAGTATTGGAGTAGTATTAATGGTAGTTCTTACAAGAGTTATTTGCTCAGGTTATAACGATGTAAGTCCAATCCCATCTACAATAACTGAGATCTTGGCTACCATTACGCTATTAACTGAGCCTGCTACAGAAGTGGGGACAATGAATTGGGTTTATTGGAGTTTGACTTATGAAATTGTATTTTATTTGATTGTTGCTCTAACTCTTTATAGGAGATCATTCAGTAATTATGTATTTCTGTTGATTTGTATACTTTGCTTTATTCCTGGAACATACGAAACAGTTGGTAAAACAAGAGGCCCAGCTGTAGTAGAAGGTCTTTTTTTTCTTAGAGAGTGGCTTTTGTTTGGAGCAGGCTTAGGCCTATATCAGTTTACTAATAAAAAGAAGAGTATTGGGACATTGATACTATTAATTAGTTTTTTTGGGATTGCGTTTACTAAAGATTTAGCAGTTGGCATAGTTAGCCTTTTCACTTTGATAAGTATTTATTTCAGCCATTCATCTCTTTTAAGTAAAAAGTATTGGCTTAGTAAAGTGGGAGAATATTCTTATAGCCTATATCTTATTCATGTTCCAATAGGAGTTTATCTTCTACTTCAGTTTAGAAAAGGAATCTTTCTAGATAATCTGATATTGCACATTCTGTATGATTTTATTGTGCTAGGAATATTGATACTTATATCATATTGGTTCTACAGACTGGTGGAAAAACCCTCTATTTTAATAGGAAAAGCAGTCATAAAAAGAAATATATCTATAATAAAAGGATACTATGCTCGGTAA
- a CDS encoding glycosyltransferase — MKISVIIPTFNPRLEIITKVLNSLKAQSLPLSYWELIIIDNASTNNTISSLSFDWHPHWKIVKEDEPGLTYARLKGFENAKADILLLVDDDNILDRGYLINAIEIMNKHKNVGIAGGKSLPVYEKAPPDWFHNINIALGCRNLGDKVILSNYHNKVKNNEFNSYPTFAPIGTGMVLRKKVANSYSTFRKESISKITDRKGKSLSSGGDNELVIIGIKEGWEVGYFPSLVVDHIIPKKRIESSYLARMNYHSSRSWVQLLIDHNISPWKPIPAWSVLPRKLKAYFSLKAWKSECNYIKWKGACGMYEGLTTT; from the coding sequence ATGAAAATTTCTGTGATTATCCCAACGTTTAATCCTAGACTTGAAATAATAACGAAAGTCTTAAATAGTTTAAAGGCACAATCTCTTCCGTTAAGTTATTGGGAGCTGATAATTATCGATAATGCATCAACTAATAATACAATTTCATCTTTAAGCTTTGACTGGCATCCACACTGGAAAATAGTAAAAGAAGATGAGCCTGGTTTGACTTATGCTAGATTGAAAGGTTTTGAAAATGCTAAGGCTGATATTTTATTATTAGTAGACGATGATAATATTCTGGATAGAGGTTACTTAATTAATGCAATTGAGATAATGAATAAACATAAGAACGTGGGTATTGCAGGTGGAAAATCTTTACCTGTTTATGAAAAAGCTCCTCCGGATTGGTTTCATAATATCAATATTGCTTTAGGTTGTAGAAACTTAGGCGATAAGGTAATACTATCTAACTATCATAATAAAGTGAAAAATAATGAGTTTAATTCATATCCTACTTTTGCTCCTATTGGAACTGGAATGGTTTTAAGAAAAAAAGTTGCTAATTCTTATTCTACTTTTAGAAAAGAAAGTATATCAAAAATTACTGATCGCAAGGGTAAATCATTGAGTTCAGGTGGAGATAACGAACTTGTAATTATTGGAATAAAAGAAGGTTGGGAAGTGGGATATTTTCCTAGTTTAGTTGTAGATCATATTATTCCCAAAAAACGTATAGAATCTAGTTATTTAGCTAGAATGAATTATCACTCTTCTAGATCATGGGTTCAGCTTCTTATTGATCATAATATTTCACCATGGAAACCTATTCCAGCATGGAGTGTTTTGCCCCGCAAACTGAAAGCTTATTTTTCGCTTAAAGCATGGAAGAGTGAATGTAATTATATCAAATGGAAAGGGGCATGTGGAATGTATGAAGGTCTTACAACAACATAA
- a CDS encoding ABC transporter ATP-binding protein: protein MKKAAIKVENLSKLYRLGEVGTGTISHDLNRWWARMRGKHDPYATVGQVNDRTQKAQKGEQVWALKDINFEVPQGEVLGVIGKNGAGKSTLLKLLSKITAPTTGSIKARGRIASLLEVGTGMHPEMTGKENVYLNGTILGMTKREIDKKFDDIMDFAGCAKYADTPVKRYSSGMKVRLGFAVAAFLEPEILIVDEVLAVGDAEFQKRAIGKMQEVSREGGRTVLFVSHNMSSVRDLCSTAIVMQHGKVMFNGEVNEAVEAYMQETAQLSNQIKFSPQPNIPSIVSIELDKGSPTVGKNSLKVCVEFNSPFDIIPNAGIIVKNNSGAPVFGTNTRTHPEGFNKSHWKSGIICVTIDDPNLLPGEYILSVYFGDTSKDYDSKVDIIGFEYSSSEYFHRQQILPSSLVGSMYVDAKWQVVENKVLLINEY from the coding sequence AATCGTTGGTGGGCTAGAATGAGAGGTAAACATGATCCCTATGCTACTGTAGGACAGGTTAATGACCGTACACAAAAGGCCCAAAAAGGGGAGCAGGTATGGGCGTTGAAGGATATCAATTTTGAAGTACCACAAGGTGAAGTATTAGGTGTCATTGGAAAAAATGGAGCAGGTAAATCAACCCTGCTAAAGCTCCTTTCTAAAATTACTGCCCCTACTACTGGTTCTATTAAAGCCAGAGGGAGAATAGCATCTCTCTTGGAAGTAGGAACTGGTATGCATCCTGAAATGACTGGTAAAGAGAATGTTTATCTTAATGGTACCATATTAGGAATGACCAAGCGGGAGATAGATAAAAAATTTGATGATATTATGGACTTTGCCGGCTGTGCTAAATATGCGGATACACCGGTAAAACGCTATTCATCTGGAATGAAAGTACGCTTAGGATTTGCGGTAGCAGCTTTCCTCGAACCAGAAATATTAATCGTTGACGAAGTATTAGCCGTAGGGGATGCTGAGTTCCAAAAAAGAGCTATTGGTAAGATGCAGGAGGTTAGTCGGGAAGGAGGTAGAACAGTATTGTTTGTAAGTCATAATATGAGCTCGGTTAGAGATTTATGTTCAACAGCAATAGTAATGCAACATGGCAAAGTGATGTTTAATGGAGAAGTTAATGAGGCTGTTGAGGCATATATGCAAGAAACAGCCCAACTTAGCAATCAAATTAAGTTTTCCCCACAGCCAAATATCCCTTCAATTGTTTCAATTGAGTTAGATAAAGGAAGCCCAACAGTTGGAAAGAATTCTTTAAAAGTATGTGTAGAGTTCAACTCCCCATTTGATATTATTCCTAATGCAGGTATTATTGTGAAGAATAACTCTGGTGCTCCGGTTTTCGGGACAAATACCCGTACTCATCCTGAGGGATTTAATAAATCTCACTGGAAATCAGGTATTATATGTGTAACAATTGACGATCCTAATTTACTCCCGGGGGAATATATATTATCGGTATATTTTGGGGATACTAGCAAAGATTATGACAGTAAAGTAGATATAATTGGTTTTGAGTATTCTTCATCAGAATATTTTCATAGACAACAAATACTACCATCAAGTTTGGTAGGCTCAATGTATGTTGATGCTAAATGGCAAGTCGTAGAAAATAAAGTGCTTTTGATCAATGAATACTGA